In Ruminococcaceae bacterium BL-4, one DNA window encodes the following:
- a CDS encoding ABC transporter ATP-binding protein has translation MRKVMRYLGHYWAPILFAIVLLFAQAACDLNLPNYMSQIVNVGLQQGGVENASPDAISAKGMTFLQIFMDENEKTDINASYSLKSVGELEDSYPLNSTEEIYILNSGVSAQTRSHLNEIFGQSTWTFIDTMKSLQSQSGSSSQGMGNTGSGSTSDLSAIDFSKLYQMMPMLQRIPASVIDEARTEAKQNQLSLLEQSGTILTKNFYEELGVNTDSIQQNYIMHQGILMVLITLASGIASILVGLISARLAAGVSRDLRRDIFSNVEDFSNSEFDKFGTASLITRTTNDVTQIQMLLVFGIRMLCYAPILGIGGVIMAIKKSASMTWIIALACALLIVLILVIFTVAMPKFKIMQKLIDRLNLVARENLSGLMVTRAFSNQKFEEDRFDTANTNLTNTQLFVNRVMVCMMPTMMFIMNGVSLLIVWVGAHQISESAMQVGDMMAFIQYAMQIIMSFLMISVMFIMFPRAAVSGDRIAEVLDTKPSIHDPKDPESFDESQKGIVEFKDVCFKYQGADEDVLSHISFTANPGKTTAFIGSTGSGKSTLINLIPRFYDVTSGEILVDGRDIRKVPQKELRSRIGYVPQKGVLLSGTIASNLRYGAPDASDEEIEKVAEVAQASEFINTKPQKIEEPISEGGNNVSGGQKQRLSIARALATNAEIYLFDDSFSALDFKTDAALRKALHLYTSTATILLVAQRVSTIMHADQIIVLEEGKIVGCGTHHELLQTCPTYYEIASSQLSKEELE, from the coding sequence ATGAGAAAAGTAATGCGATATCTTGGGCACTACTGGGCACCGATTCTTTTTGCAATCGTGCTTTTGTTTGCGCAGGCGGCATGTGATTTGAACCTGCCAAATTATATGAGTCAAATTGTCAATGTCGGTCTGCAGCAAGGGGGCGTGGAAAACGCCTCTCCCGATGCAATCAGTGCAAAAGGAATGACTTTTCTGCAAATCTTCATGGACGAAAACGAAAAGACGGATATCAACGCTTCTTATTCCCTTAAATCCGTCGGAGAGCTAGAAGACAGCTACCCACTTAACAGCACTGAAGAAATTTATATACTCAATAGTGGTGTTTCTGCCCAAACGCGCAGCCATCTGAACGAAATCTTCGGCCAAAGTACATGGACTTTCATTGATACAATGAAAAGTCTTCAGTCGCAGTCTGGTTCTTCCTCTCAGGGAATGGGAAACACAGGCTCCGGCAGCACTTCTGATCTTTCTGCCATTGATTTTTCAAAGCTCTATCAGATGATGCCTATGCTCCAAAGAATTCCTGCTTCCGTCATTGACGAAGCGCGAACAGAAGCAAAGCAGAATCAACTGTCCCTTTTGGAACAGAGCGGAACCATCTTAACGAAAAACTTTTATGAAGAATTGGGAGTCAATACCGATTCTATTCAGCAAAATTATATTATGCATCAGGGAATTTTAATGGTGCTCATCACACTAGCAAGCGGCATTGCCTCCATATTGGTAGGCTTAATCTCCGCAAGATTAGCCGCTGGCGTTTCCCGCGATCTGCGCCGGGATATTTTTTCCAACGTGGAAGATTTCTCCAATTCCGAATTTGACAAGTTTGGCACCGCTTCCTTGATTACTCGCACCACCAACGACGTCACACAAATTCAGATGCTTCTAGTTTTCGGAATCCGTATGCTCTGCTATGCACCGATTCTGGGAATTGGCGGAGTCATCATGGCGATTAAAAAATCCGCTTCTATGACCTGGATTATTGCGCTGGCCTGTGCTTTACTGATTGTTTTAATCCTAGTAATTTTCACAGTTGCCATGCCAAAATTCAAAATTATGCAGAAGCTTATAGACCGGCTCAACCTGGTTGCCCGTGAAAATTTAAGCGGTCTGATGGTAACACGTGCTTTCAGCAATCAAAAATTTGAAGAAGACCGTTTTGATACCGCCAATACAAATCTTACAAATACACAGCTCTTTGTTAACCGTGTGATGGTCTGCATGATGCCAACCATGATGTTTATCATGAACGGCGTCTCTCTACTAATCGTTTGGGTCGGGGCACATCAAATCAGCGAAAGTGCCATGCAGGTCGGAGATATGATGGCTTTTATCCAATATGCGATGCAGATTATCATGAGCTTCCTCATGATTTCCGTCATGTTTATCATGTTCCCCAGAGCTGCTGTATCCGGAGACCGTATTGCAGAAGTGCTGGACACAAAGCCTTCGATTCATGACCCTAAGGACCCGGAATCTTTTGATGAATCCCAAAAAGGGATCGTCGAATTTAAAGATGTCTGCTTCAAGTATCAAGGCGCCGATGAAGATGTTTTAAGTCACATTTCCTTTACCGCAAATCCCGGTAAAACCACTGCTTTTATCGGCTCTACCGGCAGCGGAAAATCCACGCTGATTAACTTGATCCCTCGCTTTTATGATGTGACGAGCGGCGAAATTCTGGTGGATGGACGCGACATTCGCAAGGTCCCCCAAAAGGAGCTTCGCAGCCGAATCGGCTATGTTCCGCAAAAAGGAGTTCTTCTCTCCGGAACGATTGCTTCCAACTTGCGCTACGGCGCACCGGACGCTTCCGACGAAGAAATTGAAAAAGTTGCAGAGGTTGCACAGGCTTCCGAGTTTATCAATACAAAGCCTCAAAAAATCGAAGAACCTATTTCTGAAGGTGGAAACAACGTTTCCGGCGGGCAAAAACAGCGGCTCTCAATTGCGCGTGCGCTTGCCACCAATGCAGAAATCTATCTGTTTGACGACAGCTTTTCCGCATTGGACTTTAAGACAGATGCTGCTTTGCGTAAAGCGCTTCATCTTTATACTTCCACGGCAACAATTCTTCTGGTTGCCCAACGAGTAAGCACCATCATGCATGCAGACCAAATCATCGTTCTGGAGGAAGGCAAGATCGTTGGCTGTGGCACTCATCACGAACTTTTGCAAACCTGCCCCACCTATTATGAGATCGCATCTTCACAGCTTTCAAAGGAGGAATTAGAATGA
- a CDS encoding protein of unknown function (Evidence 5 : Unknown function), whose amino-acid sequence MESIHRLKSTHHWFPWPEGLGPGEFFTLNMIIHAQHSNPEGLKSSEIGHHFHMSRPAVSQMLSSLEKKGFIERTICPEDRRVIYVRLKPEAKSRFESYGEEIMKRVDDIFEELSEEEIQQVITLSDRLYSSLLRIHEKYKSQSWKPDCNHTKEGPHIS is encoded by the coding sequence ATGGAATCTATCCACCGGCTAAAGAGTACCCATCATTGGTTTCCATGGCCGGAGGGACTCGGCCCAGGGGAATTTTTTACTCTAAATATGATAATTCACGCACAGCATTCAAATCCAGAAGGCTTAAAGTCCAGTGAAATCGGCCATCATTTTCATATGAGCCGCCCAGCAGTAAGCCAGATGCTTTCTTCTCTGGAGAAAAAAGGATTTATTGAACGCACAATTTGTCCGGAAGACCGCCGTGTCATTTACGTCCGTTTAAAACCCGAAGCAAAATCACGGTTTGAATCTTATGGAGAAGAAATTATGAAACGGGTGGATGACATATTTGAAGAGCTTAGTGAAGAAGAAATTCAACAGGTGATTACACTTTCCGATCGTCTTTACAGCTCTCTTTTGCGGATTCATGAAAAATATAAGTCTCAAAGCTGGAAGCCGGATTGTAACCATACAAAGGAGGGACCACACATCTCATGA
- the mrp gene encoding Iron-sulfur cluster carrier protein has translation MSECNHDCSNCQENCSSRQPNPQDFRVPLNPKSHVKKVIGIVSGKGGVGKSLITSMMAVQMNRLGHRVGIMDADITGPSIPKAFGIHEKVFSQDELIVPRRSKNNIQIVSTNLLLEEETAPVVWRGPIVANMVKQFWSDVFWDDVDYLFVDMPPGTGDVPLTVFQSLPVDGIIIVTSPQELVSMIVSKAVTMANMMKIPVLGIIENMSYMICPDCGHKLFPFGQSHTEEVAARYSLKVLAHCPIDPQISAKIDAGEAEEIETPWLLDASHSLESL, from the coding sequence ATGAGTGAATGCAATCATGACTGCAGCAACTGTCAAGAAAACTGTTCCAGCCGTCAGCCAAACCCACAGGATTTTCGGGTTCCGCTTAATCCCAAAAGCCATGTAAAAAAAGTGATTGGGATCGTCAGCGGCAAGGGCGGTGTCGGTAAAAGTCTGATTACCTCCATGATGGCGGTTCAGATGAACCGTCTGGGGCATCGAGTTGGTATCATGGATGCCGACATTACCGGTCCTTCGATTCCGAAAGCCTTCGGAATTCACGAAAAAGTTTTTTCACAGGACGAATTGATCGTTCCACGCCGCAGTAAAAATAATATCCAGATTGTCAGCACCAATCTCCTCTTGGAGGAAGAAACCGCGCCGGTCGTTTGGAGAGGTCCCATCGTCGCCAACATGGTCAAGCAGTTTTGGAGCGATGTTTTCTGGGACGATGTAGACTATCTGTTTGTAGATATGCCTCCGGGAACCGGTGATGTTCCGCTGACAGTCTTCCAGTCCCTTCCAGTAGACGGCATTATCATCGTCACTTCCCCGCAGGAACTGGTCTCTATGATTGTTTCTAAAGCAGTCACCATGGCAAATATGATGAAAATTCCGGTTCTTGGAATCATCGAGAATATGAGTTATATGATATGCCCCGACTGTGGTCACAAGCTCTTCCCCTTTGGACAAAGCCATACTGAAGAAGTAGCCGCTCGCTATTCTTTAAAAGTGTTGGCACATTGCCCGATCGACCCACAAATCTCTGCAAAGATCGATGCTGGAGAAGCGGAAGAAATTGAAACCCCTTGGCTTTTGGATGCTTCACATTCTTTGGAATCTCTTTAA
- a CDS encoding Glycerol-3-phosphate dehydrogenase, with product MNITVIGCGRWGSFLAWYAAKLGHAVTIYGRKSSSHFHQLQETGTNGLVSFGPETKMTTDLPKAVASAQMVIISIGAQGLRGLMAQLQSLSFSGKTMVLCMKGIEASTGLRLTQIVREFLPDVDLGIWVGPGHVQDFVKGLPNCMVVDSDREKVKARIIDAMGSDLIRFYYGDDLLGNEIGAASKNVIGIAAGILDGRNKTSLKGPLMCRGTREIARLIKAMGGNELTAYGLSHLGDYEATVFSKYSHNRQFGESFVKKEPYGELAEGAATVKALLLLGKKYQVELPICDAVDRIIHQNQDADACINRLFTRSLKHEF from the coding sequence ATGAATATAACAGTGATTGGCTGCGGCCGTTGGGGAAGTTTCCTCGCATGGTATGCAGCTAAACTTGGACATGCCGTGACAATTTACGGACGCAAAAGTTCCTCTCATTTTCACCAATTACAGGAAACCGGCACAAACGGTCTCGTTTCCTTTGGCCCGGAAACAAAAATGACCACCGACCTGCCAAAAGCAGTTGCTTCTGCCCAAATGGTGATCATTTCGATTGGTGCTCAAGGACTGCGAGGTCTGATGGCACAACTTCAGTCCCTGTCATTTTCGGGAAAAACAATGGTCCTTTGCATGAAAGGGATTGAAGCCTCTACTGGTCTGCGCTTAACGCAGATTGTCCGCGAATTTTTGCCCGATGTTGATTTAGGAATCTGGGTCGGTCCCGGGCACGTACAGGATTTTGTAAAAGGGCTTCCAAATTGTATGGTGGTAGACAGTGATCGGGAAAAAGTAAAAGCACGCATCATCGATGCAATGGGCAGTGATCTCATTCGCTTTTATTATGGGGACGATCTTCTCGGCAATGAAATTGGCGCCGCCTCTAAAAATGTAATTGGAATTGCCGCCGGCATTTTGGACGGCAGAAACAAAACTTCTTTGAAAGGACCATTAATGTGCCGTGGCACCCGTGAAATTGCACGGCTAATCAAGGCAATGGGTGGAAATGAACTTACCGCCTATGGTCTTTCCCATTTAGGTGACTATGAAGCAACCGTCTTCAGTAAATACAGCCACAACCGGCAATTCGGCGAAAGTTTTGTTAAAAAAGAGCCTTATGGAGAACTTGCCGAAGGCGCCGCCACTGTGAAAGCGCTGCTGCTCTTAGGGAAAAAATATCAGGTTGAGCTTCCGATCTGCGATGCAGTAGACCGCATTATCCATCAAAACCAGGATGCCGACGCCTGTATTAATCGTCTTTTTACACGCAGCCTAAAACACGAATTTTAA
- a CDS encoding putative Histidine kinase (Evidence 3 : Putative function from multiple computational evidences; Product type e : enzyme): MKLKSPKKLVRSMRERWQKISIKWRILSIFVLFIVFVLILLWLFQTVFLNQFYENTKQKEILGSSSTIEKAVSNDMQPEDLKALCKQEAQRNQLCILILDSNGNVYGADASPNRLSTEMGESSIRLFLNFLYQNTQAEGGTHFELVNPQNAGSSVWDTLFRSRAFIYNSIRPDSNGSPYMIFLYSVITPLSATVSTIRSQLLLITGILLVFAVLLAFYLSKHISKPIIQINDAAKELATGDYNVTFEEGGYREISELARTLNYAEHELGKVEHLQRELIANISHDLRTPLTMICGYAEVMRDLPGENTPENIQVIIDEATRLTNLVNDVLDISKLESGTQKLEKSEFSLTDEIRETTKRYRKLTDCTLTFESDRNVFIFADELKISQVIYNLINNAINYTGTDRKIQIRQLVRDHQVTVEVTDTGEGIPADKLHDIWDRYYKVDKEHKRAQIGTGLGLSIVKSILDMHGGFYGVRSAVGVGSTFWFRLPILSESPVGALPEETHHPDSDLPQS, translated from the coding sequence TTGAAGCTTAAATCGCCGAAAAAATTGGTTCGTTCCATGCGTGAAAGATGGCAAAAGATCAGTATTAAATGGCGAATTCTCAGTATCTTCGTTTTGTTCATCGTCTTTGTTCTAATCTTACTGTGGCTATTCCAAACTGTCTTTTTAAATCAATTTTATGAAAATACCAAGCAAAAAGAAATCTTGGGCTCTTCATCGACGATAGAAAAAGCGGTTTCAAATGATATGCAGCCAGAAGACCTAAAAGCACTTTGCAAACAGGAAGCACAACGCAATCAGCTTTGTATCCTGATTTTGGACAGCAACGGAAACGTTTATGGGGCGGATGCCTCTCCAAACCGTCTTTCCACTGAAATGGGAGAATCTTCTATTCGTCTATTTCTGAACTTCCTTTATCAAAACACGCAGGCAGAAGGTGGAACTCACTTTGAACTGGTAAACCCCCAAAATGCAGGTTCTTCTGTCTGGGACACGCTTTTCCGCAGTCGTGCCTTTATCTATAATTCGATTCGGCCGGATTCCAACGGAAGTCCTTATATGATTTTTCTCTATAGTGTCATTACGCCGCTGAGTGCAACCGTCAGCACCATTCGTTCTCAGCTGCTTCTGATTACCGGAATTCTATTGGTTTTTGCCGTGTTGTTGGCCTTTTATCTTTCCAAACATATCAGCAAGCCCATTATTCAGATCAACGACGCCGCAAAAGAACTCGCAACTGGAGATTACAACGTCACGTTTGAGGAAGGCGGTTATCGGGAAATCAGCGAGCTTGCCCGCACCTTAAATTATGCAGAGCACGAACTGGGAAAAGTGGAACATCTGCAGCGTGAACTGATTGCAAACATCAGTCACGACCTGCGCACACCGCTTACAATGATCTGCGGCTATGCAGAAGTAATGCGCGATCTCCCCGGCGAAAACACCCCTGAAAATATTCAAGTCATCATTGACGAAGCAACTCGTCTGACTAATCTGGTAAACGATGTGCTGGACATCAGCAAACTGGAATCCGGTACACAAAAGCTGGAAAAATCAGAATTCAGCCTAACGGATGAGATTCGAGAAACAACGAAACGCTACCGCAAACTCACCGACTGTACCCTAACTTTTGAATCCGACCGCAATGTATTCATTTTTGCTGACGAACTCAAAATTTCTCAGGTGATATACAATCTGATTAACAACGCGATCAACTATACAGGCACTGATCGAAAGATTCAGATTCGTCAGCTTGTTCGTGACCATCAGGTAACAGTTGAAGTGACCGACACAGGAGAAGGAATTCCGGCCGACAAGCTCCATGATATCTGGGATCGTTACTATAAGGTAGATAAAGAACATAAGCGTGCACAAATCGGCACTGGCCTAGGGCTCTCAATTGTAAAATCAATTCTAGATATGCACGGCGGTTTCTATGGAGTACGCAGTGCAGTCGGTGTTGGAAGCACCTTCTGGTTTCGTCTGCCGATTCTTTCGGAATCTCCGGTAGGGGCACTTCCGGAAGAAACCCATCACCCAGATTCTGATTTACCGCAATCTTAA
- the resD gene encoding Transcriptional regulatory protein ResD, giving the protein MNRLLVVDDEDKIRLLIRKYAEFEGYSVEEASDGMIAVNLCRKHPHSYDLIIMDIMMPELDGFSAVREIRKCCSTPVLMLSARGEEYDKIHGFELGIDDYVVKPFSPKELMMRVSAIIKRTHPELNTAQKKILSFEGLSIDFTGRIVTIDGKKADLSPKEYDLLFYLADNRNIALTREKLITNVWGYDFYGDDRTLDTHIKLLRKSLGPYAKFIVTLRGVGYRFEA; this is encoded by the coding sequence ATGAACCGTCTGTTAGTAGTAGATGACGAAGATAAAATTCGCCTGTTGATTCGAAAATATGCAGAATTTGAAGGTTATTCCGTGGAAGAAGCCTCGGACGGCATGATTGCCGTAAATCTCTGCAGAAAACATCCTCACAGTTATGATCTAATCATTATGGATATTATGATGCCGGAACTTGATGGATTTTCGGCTGTGCGCGAAATTCGAAAATGCTGCTCCACTCCGGTTTTAATGCTCTCTGCCCGTGGAGAAGAATATGATAAGATTCATGGATTTGAGCTTGGCATTGACGATTACGTTGTAAAGCCCTTCTCCCCAAAAGAATTGATGATGCGGGTAAGTGCGATTATCAAGCGCACACACCCTGAATTAAACACTGCTCAAAAAAAGATTCTTTCCTTTGAAGGTCTCAGCATCGACTTTACTGGCCGAATTGTTACCATTGACGGCAAAAAAGCAGATCTTTCTCCAAAAGAATATGATCTGCTCTTCTATCTTGCAGACAACCGCAATATTGCACTGACTCGCGAAAAGTTGATTACAAATGTATGGGGGTACGATTTTTACGGAGACGACCGCACCTTGGATACCCATATTAAATTACTTCGCAAAAGTCTTGGCCCATATGCAAAATTTATTGTGACACTAAGAGGGGTGGGCTATCGCTTTGAAGCTTAA
- the efpG gene encoding involved in 5-aminopentanol modification of EF-P (Evidence 2a : Function from experimental evidences in other organisms; PubMedId : 15995210, 22333191, 29615499; Product type ph : phenotype): MKSFEELHQQAKMAAAELLEAAHVKAGQLMVVGCSSSEVVGKKIGTDSSLKAAQEIFSGIYEETQKRGIYLAAQCCEHLNRSLILPQEAAEKFHYEQVNVVPQPHAGGSFATTAYQTFEHPVAVEEIQADCGMDIGGTLIGMHLKRVAVPTRLSIDHIGEAILICARTRAKYVGGPRAHYDDRLM, translated from the coding sequence ATGAAATCGTTTGAAGAACTGCATCAGCAGGCAAAAATGGCAGCGGCTGAACTACTGGAAGCCGCGCATGTGAAAGCAGGACAGTTAATGGTGGTTGGATGTTCCTCGAGTGAGGTTGTCGGGAAAAAAATTGGGACCGACAGCAGTCTAAAAGCAGCACAAGAAATCTTCTCCGGAATTTATGAAGAAACACAAAAAAGAGGTATTTATTTGGCGGCACAATGCTGTGAACATTTGAACCGCTCATTGATCCTTCCGCAAGAGGCAGCAGAAAAGTTTCATTATGAGCAGGTAAATGTTGTTCCGCAACCACATGCCGGAGGAAGTTTTGCAACAACGGCATATCAAACATTCGAACACCCGGTGGCAGTGGAAGAAATTCAGGCTGACTGCGGAATGGATATCGGGGGCACTTTGATTGGGATGCATTTGAAGCGGGTAGCTGTGCCAACCCGTCTTTCGATTGATCATATTGGAGAGGCTATTTTGATTTGTGCTCGTACTAGGGCAAAGTATGTCGGAGGGCCCCGCGCCCACTATGATGACCGTTTAATGTGA
- a CDS encoding Rrf2 family transcriptional regulator, translated as MRVSAKGKYALAAMVYLAQSGHDTVKTVARISEELNISKIYLEQVFSLLKRAGLVLSTKGAQGGYRLALLPEKITAYAVLKACDQALFEKAEPVLSEDHQALNHTLDTVYQKMDEEVKTSLESFTLSDLAEKVAGELNSYMFFI; from the coding sequence ATGCGCGTTTCCGCAAAAGGCAAATATGCTTTGGCAGCAATGGTTTATTTGGCACAGAGCGGCCACGATACGGTAAAAACGGTGGCGCGGATCTCTGAGGAACTTAATATCTCAAAGATTTATTTGGAACAAGTGTTTTCTTTATTAAAAAGAGCGGGATTGGTCCTCTCAACGAAAGGCGCGCAGGGCGGTTATCGATTGGCGCTGCTGCCGGAAAAAATTACCGCTTATGCAGTGCTAAAAGCCTGTGACCAGGCACTTTTTGAAAAAGCTGAACCAGTCCTTAGTGAAGATCACCAGGCACTTAATCATACTTTGGATACTGTTTATCAAAAGATGGATGAAGAGGTCAAAACATCTTTGGAGTCTTTTACACTTTCCGACTTAGCGGAAAAGGTTGCCGGTGAGCTGAATTCTTATATGTTCTTTATCTGA
- the tdcB gene encoding L-threonine ammonia-lyase, which produces MLTQPTLTLDNVYHAAFVLREIARKTDLIPAPQIGENCSVYLKTENLQVTGSFKVRGAYYKISQLTPAEKEKGVIACSAGNHAQGVALAAAKNHISSLICIPATAPISKVEATKRYGAEVCLVQGVYDDAHDKAVKLQKETGRTLIHPFDDPDVIAGQGTIGLEILDQMPDADVVLVPIGGGGLASGVAFTIKSLRPSCKVYGVQAAGAASMEHALQTKKPEGVEDVHTFADGIAVKCPGDLTYKLCSKYLDGVITVSEDEIAAAILTLIEQQKLITEGAGAVSVAAVLANKLDLKGKKVVCLLSGGNIDVTILSKVISRGLLKSGRSAELTFKLLDRPGELSTISSTIAKLGGNVVGVYHDRSDLETDVSGCFLRIRMETRNAEHIEQIRRALEAEGYPSI; this is translated from the coding sequence ATGCTTACACAACCCACACTTACACTTGATAACGTTTATCACGCTGCCTTTGTCCTGCGGGAAATCGCCCGAAAAACCGATTTGATTCCCGCCCCCCAGATCGGCGAAAACTGCAGTGTTTATCTCAAAACAGAAAATCTTCAGGTAACAGGTTCTTTTAAAGTTCGCGGAGCTTATTATAAAATTTCGCAGCTGACTCCCGCTGAAAAAGAAAAAGGAGTGATCGCCTGTTCTGCCGGCAATCATGCTCAAGGTGTTGCACTGGCTGCTGCCAAAAATCATATTTCCTCTTTGATCTGTATTCCCGCCACCGCTCCCATCAGCAAAGTGGAAGCAACCAAACGCTATGGTGCTGAGGTCTGTCTGGTTCAAGGCGTTTACGACGATGCACATGACAAGGCTGTAAAGCTTCAAAAAGAAACTGGACGGACACTGATTCATCCTTTTGATGACCCGGACGTAATTGCCGGTCAGGGAACAATCGGGCTTGAAATTCTGGATCAAATGCCGGATGCCGATGTCGTTTTGGTCCCAATCGGCGGCGGCGGACTTGCTTCTGGGGTCGCATTTACCATTAAATCTCTTCGCCCAAGCTGTAAAGTTTACGGGGTACAAGCAGCTGGAGCTGCCAGCATGGAGCATGCACTTCAGACAAAAAAGCCGGAAGGGGTAGAAGATGTACATACCTTTGCGGATGGCATTGCAGTCAAATGTCCAGGAGATCTGACCTATAAACTGTGCAGCAAATATCTAGACGGGGTCATTACGGTTTCTGAAGATGAGATTGCGGCAGCAATCCTGACCCTGATCGAACAGCAAAAACTGATTACAGAAGGTGCAGGCGCTGTTTCTGTTGCAGCCGTCCTTGCAAACAAACTGGATCTCAAAGGCAAAAAAGTGGTTTGTTTGCTCTCCGGAGGAAACATCGACGTGACCATTCTTAGCAAAGTCATCAGCCGCGGCCTTCTCAAATCCGGCCGCTCTGCAGAACTGACTTTTAAATTGCTGGATCGTCCCGGTGAATTGAGCACAATCTCTTCTACGATTGCAAAGCTTGGCGGCAACGTTGTCGGCGTCTATCACGACCGAAGTGATTTGGAAACCGACGTTTCCGGCTGTTTTTTGCGAATCCGAATGGAAACCCGGAATGCCGAACACATCGAACAAATTCGCCGTGCACTGGAAGCCGAAGGATATCCTTCTATCTAA
- the ilvH gene encoding putative acetolactate synthase small subunit (Evidence 3 : Putative function from multiple computational evidences): MYDKNQSGDKEYVLSILARNNPGVLLRIAGLFSRRCYNILSIVACQTEDTNYSRILIVVSGDDRIVRQVDKQVSKLIDIQEVTILDRNNTIIREHLLLKIKRTPKSSERLVEIANVFHANILNVEPNSMILELTGDASTINSFIELYTPYQILKILRTGSMAMSK; encoded by the coding sequence ATGTACGACAAAAATCAAAGCGGCGACAAAGAATATGTACTCTCTATCCTTGCAAGAAACAATCCGGGGGTTCTGCTCCGAATTGCAGGTCTTTTCAGCCGACGCTGCTACAACATTCTCTCGATTGTTGCCTGCCAAACGGAAGACACTAATTATTCGCGAATCTTAATCGTTGTCTCCGGAGATGACCGAATCGTCCGTCAGGTCGATAAACAGGTCAGCAAGCTGATCGATATCCAAGAAGTTACCATTCTGGACCGCAATAATACGATTATCCGCGAACACCTGCTCCTTAAAATAAAACGTACTCCTAAAAGCAGCGAGCGTCTGGTAGAAATTGCGAACGTATTTCATGCAAACATTCTGAATGTGGAACCGAATTCCATGATTTTAGAACTTACCGGAGACGCTTCTACCATTAATTCTTTTATTGAACTTTACACGCCCTACCAAATTTTAAAGATTCTCCGTACGGGTTCTATGGCAATGTCTAAATAA